From one Streptomyces sp. NBC_01478 genomic stretch:
- a CDS encoding pyruvate dehydrogenase: MAKQNVAEQFVDILVRAGVKRLYGVVGDSLNPVVDAIRRNSAIDWIHVRHEETAAFAAGAEAQITGKLAACAGSCGPGNLHLINGLYDAHRSMAPVLALASQIPSSEIGLGYFQETHPERLFQECSHYSELISNPKQMPRLLQTAIQHAVGQSGVSVVSLPGDIASEPAPDKAAETALVTSRPSVRPGDTEIDKLVELIDAADKVTLFCGSGVAGAHAEVMEFAGKIKSPIGHALRGKEWIQYDNKFDVGMSGLLGYGAAYEATHECDLLILIGTDFPYNAFLPDDVKIAQIDVRPEHLGRRSKLDLAVWGDAKETLRCLTPRVRPKDDRRFLDRMLKKHADALEGVVKAYTRKVEKHVPIHPEYVASVIDELADEDAVFTVDTGMCNVWAARYITPNGRRRVIGSFSHGSMANALPMAIGAQFTDTERQVVSMSGDGGFSMLMGDFLTLVQYDLPVKVVLFNNSSLGMVELEMLVAGLPSYGTTNKNPDFGAVARACGAYGVRVEKPKDLEGALKAAFKHKGPALVDVVTDPNALSIPPKISAEMVTGFALSASKIVLDGGVGRMLQMARSNIRNVRGL; encoded by the coding sequence ATGGCCAAGCAGAACGTTGCCGAACAGTTCGTCGACATCCTCGTCCGCGCCGGAGTCAAGCGCCTCTACGGCGTCGTCGGCGACAGCCTCAACCCGGTGGTCGACGCGATCCGCCGCAACTCCGCCATCGACTGGATCCACGTACGGCACGAGGAGACCGCCGCCTTCGCCGCCGGCGCCGAAGCGCAGATAACCGGGAAGCTCGCGGCCTGCGCCGGCTCCTGCGGCCCGGGCAACCTGCACCTCATCAACGGCCTCTACGACGCCCACCGCTCCATGGCCCCGGTCCTCGCCCTCGCCTCGCAGATCCCGTCCAGCGAGATCGGCCTCGGCTACTTCCAGGAGACCCACCCGGAGCGGCTCTTCCAGGAGTGCAGTCACTACAGCGAACTCATCTCCAACCCCAAGCAGATGCCCCGCCTCCTCCAGACCGCCATCCAGCACGCGGTCGGACAGAGCGGCGTCAGCGTCGTCTCCCTCCCCGGCGACATCGCCTCCGAGCCCGCCCCGGACAAGGCCGCCGAGACCGCCCTCGTCACCTCCCGCCCCTCCGTCCGCCCCGGCGACACCGAGATCGACAAGCTCGTCGAGCTGATCGACGCTGCGGACAAGGTCACCCTGTTCTGTGGCAGCGGTGTCGCCGGCGCGCACGCCGAGGTCATGGAGTTCGCCGGGAAGATCAAGTCCCCGATCGGACACGCCCTGCGGGGCAAGGAATGGATTCAGTACGACAACAAGTTCGATGTCGGGATGAGCGGACTGCTCGGCTACGGCGCCGCCTACGAGGCCACCCACGAGTGCGATCTCCTCATCCTCATCGGCACCGACTTCCCGTACAACGCGTTCCTGCCCGACGACGTGAAGATCGCCCAGATCGACGTACGGCCCGAACACCTCGGCCGGCGCTCGAAGTTGGACCTCGCGGTGTGGGGCGACGCGAAGGAGACGCTGCGCTGTCTCACCCCGCGGGTGCGGCCGAAGGACGACCGGCGGTTCCTCGACCGGATGCTCAAGAAGCACGCCGACGCGCTGGAGGGCGTCGTCAAGGCGTACACGCGGAAGGTTGAGAAGCACGTCCCGATCCACCCCGAGTACGTGGCCTCCGTGATCGACGAACTGGCCGACGAGGACGCCGTGTTCACGGTCGACACCGGTATGTGCAACGTCTGGGCCGCGCGCTACATCACGCCCAACGGCCGTCGTCGCGTGATCGGTTCGTTCTCGCACGGGTCGATGGCGAACGCGCTGCCGATGGCGATCGGCGCCCAGTTCACCGACACCGAGCGGCAGGTCGTGTCGATGTCCGGCGACGGCGGATTCTCCATGCTGATGGGCGACTTCCTCACCCTCGTCCAGTACGACCTGCCGGTGAAGGTCGTCCTGTTCAACAACTCCTCCCTGGGCATGGTCGAGTTGGAGATGCTGGTCGCCGGTCTCCCGTCGTACGGCACCACCAACAAGAACCCCGACTTCGGTGCCGTGGCGCGCGCCTGCGGTGCCTACGGTGTGCGGGTCGAGAAGCCCAAGGACCTGGAAGGCGCGCTGAAGGCCGCCTTCAAGCACAAGGGCCCGGCCCTCGTCGACGTCGTCACCGACCCCAACGCCCTGTCCATCCCGCCGAAGATCAGCGCCGAGATGGTGACCGGCTTCGCGCTGTCGGCGTCGAAGATCGTGCTGGACGGGGGAGTCGGACGCATGCTGCAGATGGCCCGGTCCAACATCAGGAACGTACGCGGGCTCTAA
- a CDS encoding helix-turn-helix domain-containing protein, translating into MSGEGNDKDVEEFAALLRRLKDRTDRSYSQLARRLNMNASTLHRYCVGEAVPLGFAPVERFAALCGAPPEERLELHRYWILAVAARQRPRPAENPVPEPVPEEVPAPTPSRWYRRRLTLTVAVVCATLAAWGTLSAVSTHGTAKSKAGSTAMASPSAPPTPPAPLAWTADSQVWEIGCDHDYVIDKAPKEVPPPPVQQDAGDWAATQHAVHGGQTDVEISVQGKTSTAVVLEALRVRVVGRSTPAPGTAYSMAQGCGGDITPRYFGVNLDAHRPLAVPEPGGEMGKPTPAVHLPYRVSATDPEVLLVKARTGTCDCRWYLELDWSSLGRTGTLRIDDHGKPFRTTSIKGLPHYWYAANGWAPYDG; encoded by the coding sequence GTGTCGGGCGAGGGCAACGACAAGGACGTCGAGGAGTTCGCGGCACTGCTGCGCCGGCTGAAGGACCGCACGGACCGCAGCTACAGCCAGTTGGCCCGCCGCCTGAACATGAACGCCTCGACCCTGCACCGCTACTGCGTGGGCGAGGCGGTCCCCCTCGGCTTCGCGCCCGTGGAGCGTTTCGCGGCGCTGTGCGGGGCGCCCCCGGAGGAGCGGCTGGAGCTGCACCGGTACTGGATCCTGGCGGTGGCGGCACGGCAGCGGCCCCGGCCCGCCGAGAACCCGGTCCCTGAACCGGTGCCGGAGGAAGTCCCCGCGCCGACGCCCAGCCGCTGGTACCGCCGGCGGCTCACGCTCACGGTCGCCGTGGTGTGCGCGACGCTCGCCGCGTGGGGCACCCTGTCGGCGGTCTCCACCCACGGCACGGCCAAGTCCAAGGCCGGCAGTACGGCCATGGCCTCGCCGTCCGCACCACCCACACCACCCGCCCCACTCGCCTGGACCGCCGACTCCCAGGTCTGGGAGATCGGCTGCGACCACGACTACGTCATCGACAAGGCGCCCAAGGAGGTGCCGCCGCCCCCGGTCCAGCAGGACGCCGGGGACTGGGCGGCGACGCAGCACGCGGTGCACGGCGGGCAGACGGACGTCGAGATCTCGGTGCAGGGCAAGACCTCAACAGCCGTGGTCCTGGAAGCACTTCGGGTCCGCGTCGTCGGCCGTTCGACACCCGCCCCGGGCACCGCCTACTCGATGGCCCAGGGCTGCGGCGGGGACATCACCCCGCGCTACTTCGGCGTGAACCTGGACGCCCACCGCCCCCTCGCCGTCCCGGAGCCGGGCGGCGAGATGGGCAAGCCGACCCCTGCGGTACACCTGCCCTACCGGGTCTCGGCCACGGACCCGGAAGTCCTGCTGGTCAAGGCCCGCACCGGGACCTGCGACTGCCGCTGGTACCTCGAACTGGACTGGTCCTCCCTGGGCCGCACCGGCACCCTCCGCATCGACGACCACGGCAAGCCGTTCCGCACGACGAGCATCAAGGGCCTGCCGCACTACTGGTACGCGGCGAACGGCTGGGCGCCGTACGACGGTTAG
- a CDS encoding ATP-binding protein, with product MAIGASSSKAVEDKADSATQPAQPPQLRRRLGRADLRAVPEARRALRELLRHWGRPGRSEIAELLTSELVTNALIHTDRDAVLTATVGPDGLRVEVRDFVARRPRLRVPDADDGTHGRGLVLVQSLADAWGVSPHGVGKSVWFELDSDAA from the coding sequence ATGGCGATCGGGGCCTCCTCGTCGAAAGCGGTGGAGGACAAGGCCGACAGCGCCACGCAACCGGCGCAGCCGCCTCAACTGAGGCGCAGACTCGGACGCGCGGACCTGCGGGCGGTGCCCGAGGCGCGCAGAGCGTTGCGTGAACTGTTACGGCACTGGGGGAGGCCGGGACGATCGGAGATAGCGGAACTGCTCACGAGTGAACTCGTCACCAACGCGCTGATCCACACCGACCGCGACGCCGTGCTCACGGCGACCGTCGGACCGGATGGACTCCGCGTGGAAGTAAGGGACTTCGTGGCCCGCAGGCCCCGACTGCGCGTACCGGACGCCGACGACGGTACGCACGGGCGGGGCCTGGTGCTGGTGCAGTCCCTCGCGGACGCGTGGGGAGTGTCGCCCCACGGGGTCGGCAAGTCCGTCTGGTTCGAGCTGGATTCGGACGCGGCATGA
- a CDS encoding DUF2637 domain-containing protein: MRLTDISLNWLLPGAVLLLGMLAAVAVLARSKRSGGEHAKDDSWERTEERRRRKEAIYGIASYVLLFCCAAVAAALSFHGLVGFGQENLGLTDGWEYLVPFGLDGAAMFCSVLAVREASHGDAALGSRILVWTFAAAAAWFNWVHAPRGVDHAGAPQFFSGMSLSAAVLFDRALKQTRRAALREQGLVPRPLPQIRIVRWLRAPRETYSAWSLMLLENVRSLDEAVDEVREDKAKKEETRLRRRDQQRIERAQLKAISRGQRGLMGRGGGRSPEPQALERGSGQASAEPALSTPEQLPVRTRPSLQPVRGASDPITVDLTAEDDTMALPRLDSLERKLKDLEQQFG; encoded by the coding sequence ATGAGACTGACCGACATATCGCTTAACTGGCTGCTTCCCGGCGCCGTACTGCTCCTGGGCATGCTGGCGGCGGTTGCGGTGCTCGCGCGGAGCAAGCGGTCCGGCGGGGAGCACGCGAAAGACGACTCGTGGGAGCGCACGGAGGAGCGCCGCAGGCGCAAGGAAGCCATATACGGCATCGCCTCCTACGTCCTTCTGTTCTGCTGTGCGGCGGTCGCCGCGGCACTCTCCTTCCACGGACTGGTCGGCTTCGGCCAGGAGAACCTCGGCCTCACCGACGGCTGGGAGTACCTCGTCCCGTTCGGCCTCGACGGCGCGGCCATGTTCTGCTCCGTCCTCGCGGTCCGCGAGGCCAGCCACGGTGACGCGGCCCTCGGCTCCCGGATACTCGTGTGGACGTTCGCGGCCGCGGCCGCCTGGTTCAACTGGGTGCACGCGCCCAGGGGTGTCGACCACGCGGGCGCTCCGCAGTTCTTCTCCGGCATGTCGCTGTCGGCCGCGGTCCTGTTCGACCGCGCGCTGAAGCAGACCCGTCGGGCCGCGCTGCGCGAGCAGGGTCTGGTGCCGCGTCCGCTGCCGCAGATCCGTATCGTCCGCTGGCTGCGCGCCCCCCGTGAGACCTACAGCGCCTGGTCGCTGATGCTCCTGGAGAACGTCCGCAGCCTGGACGAGGCGGTCGACGAGGTGCGCGAGGACAAGGCGAAGAAGGAAGAGACCCGACTGCGTCGGCGCGACCAGCAGCGGATCGAGCGGGCCCAGCTCAAGGCCATAAGCCGGGGGCAGCGCGGCCTCATGGGACGGGGCGGCGGCCGGTCGCCGGAACCGCAGGCCCTGGAGCGCGGCTCCGGTCAAGCATCCGCGGAGCCTGCTCTATCGACGCCGGAACAACTGCCGGTTCGCACGCGTCCCTCACTCCAGCCAGTCCGCGGGGCATCTGACCCGATAACCGTCGACCTCACGGCGGAGGACGACACCATGGCCCTGCCGCGGCTCGACTCCCTCGAGCGCAAGCTCAAGGACCTGGAGCAGCAGTTCGGCTGA
- a CDS encoding (2Fe-2S)-binding protein → MPLPSSAVADSYARLTEVIPGLAITELTPDQPTPTGGGWISAAALAAGGEGLEAFLARDDAQVLRDHGRRGRPDVIATFGLHRYAWPVVLLFTVPWFLHHRVPRLPVTHVSYDRTAEGFDMGRLAVRTDSFACLPGDPAAALPGARVVPDEEALRAEVRAAVAEHMEPVLAGFGPRMRRRGRALWGMATDEVVEGIWYVADLFGEQQRAVRELERLLPGATKPYVGSAAFREVTGPHGEPLSTRDRASCCMYYTLDADDACATCPRTCETERVTKLLAAAAS, encoded by the coding sequence ATGCCCCTGCCTTCTTCGGCCGTAGCGGACTCGTACGCCCGCCTCACCGAGGTCATCCCCGGGCTCGCGATCACCGAACTCACCCCGGACCAGCCGACTCCCACCGGCGGCGGCTGGATCTCCGCGGCCGCGCTCGCGGCGGGCGGCGAAGGCCTGGAGGCGTTCCTCGCCCGGGACGACGCCCAGGTCCTGCGCGACCACGGCCGCCGGGGCCGCCCGGACGTGATAGCCACCTTCGGCCTGCACCGCTACGCCTGGCCGGTCGTCCTCCTGTTCACCGTCCCGTGGTTCCTGCACCACCGCGTCCCCCGCCTCCCCGTGACCCACGTCTCCTACGACCGCACGGCCGAGGGCTTCGACATGGGCCGGCTGGCCGTCCGCACCGACTCCTTCGCCTGCCTGCCCGGCGACCCGGCGGCGGCGCTGCCCGGCGCCCGGGTGGTCCCGGACGAGGAGGCACTGCGGGCCGAGGTACGGGCCGCGGTCGCCGAGCACATGGAGCCCGTCCTGGCCGGCTTCGGCCCGCGGATGCGCCGGCGGGGCCGCGCCCTGTGGGGCATGGCGACCGACGAGGTCGTGGAGGGGATCTGGTACGTCGCCGACCTCTTCGGCGAACAGCAGCGGGCGGTACGGGAGTTGGAGCGGCTGCTGCCGGGCGCGACCAAGCCGTACGTCGGATCGGCCGCGTTCCGTGAGGTGACAGGGCCTCATGGCGAGCCGCTGTCCACCCGGGACCGGGCCAGTTGCTGTATGTACTACACGCTGGACGCCGACGACGCGTGCGCGACCTGTCCGCGCACCTGCGAGACGGAGCGGGTCACCAAGCTGCTGGCTGCCGCCGCGAGTTGA
- a CDS encoding GntR family transcriptional regulator, with the protein MKQGAQGSAGTGIPDPRPRGSRVPPQSRAADMDRDRNRDLADGAGAVRGEHTHSETPIPRPRAVVQRSSVRGQILDALRTALVGGELTPGEVYSAPALGDRFGVSATPVREAMQQLATEGAVEVVPNRGFRVVERGARELAELAEIRALIEVPVMLRLARTVPAGRWSDLRPLAEGTVRAASTGCRATYAESDRAFHCALLSLSGNEQLVQIAEDLHRRAQWPLVGGPVTRGRADLVADAAEHLALLDALAAGEWDVVRSLVQEHFAGAA; encoded by the coding sequence GTGAAGCAAGGCGCGCAGGGCTCCGCCGGTACCGGCATTCCGGATCCGCGTCCCCGGGGCTCCCGGGTGCCGCCGCAGTCGCGCGCCGCCGATATGGACCGGGACCGGAACCGGGATCTCGCGGACGGCGCCGGTGCGGTGCGCGGTGAGCACACGCACAGCGAGACGCCGATCCCGCGCCCCCGGGCCGTCGTCCAGCGGTCCTCCGTGCGCGGCCAGATCCTCGATGCCCTGCGCACCGCGCTCGTCGGCGGCGAACTGACCCCGGGCGAGGTCTACTCCGCGCCCGCGCTCGGCGACCGGTTCGGCGTCTCCGCCACCCCCGTGCGCGAGGCCATGCAGCAGCTCGCCACCGAGGGTGCCGTCGAGGTCGTACCGAACCGGGGTTTCCGGGTGGTCGAGCGAGGGGCCCGCGAACTCGCCGAACTCGCCGAGATCCGCGCCCTGATCGAAGTGCCGGTGATGCTCCGGCTCGCCCGGACCGTGCCCGCCGGCCGCTGGAGCGACCTGCGCCCGCTGGCCGAGGGGACCGTGCGCGCCGCGTCCACCGGGTGCCGGGCGACGTACGCCGAGTCCGACCGGGCCTTCCACTGCGCTCTCCTCTCCCTCTCCGGCAACGAGCAGCTCGTCCAGATCGCCGAGGACCTGCACCGCCGCGCCCAGTGGCCGCTGGTCGGCGGTCCCGTCACGCGCGGGCGGGCCGACCTGGTCGCGGACGCGGCCGAACACCTGGCGCTCCTCGACGCGTTGGCCGCGGGGGAGTGGGACGTGGTGCGCTCCCTGGTGCAGGAGCACTTCGCGGGAGCCGCGTGA